From Vigna unguiculata cultivar IT97K-499-35 chromosome 5, ASM411807v1, whole genome shotgun sequence, the proteins below share one genomic window:
- the LOC114185632 gene encoding scarecrow-like protein 11, translating to MLSTNTLVQNFGGPISVFSDQNLVTKGIELDDSSSPSSGTSSSGELTKYSNHILRYISDILMDEEDDLLNKPCMLQECLRLQAAEKSFLDVLVHHSPSSFSGESIGIADSDENFGRTVSFESNGSCTTDNSCESDLVNGGGEFDSSFLPQQTHHVVYSPDAFRVRDGTWNLFQSHTKPLMVEEGRSTSASREKRSHEMNDEDGRRGGKVSAVFSDESESPEILDEVLLCQIGRSECSSEPSQGVDSGGSSGKGARSRSKKGSTKAGTAVDLWTLLTQCAQAVASFDQRNANDLLGQIKQHSSPFGDGLQRLAHYFAKGLEIRLSAGTPSYVPLEVATAADMLKAYKLFVTSSPLQRMSNYLTTKTVLSLVKNESSVHIIDFGICYGFQWPCLIKTLSERDGGPPRLRITGIDLPRPGFRPAERVEETGRRLANYCRKFNVPFEYNCLAQKWESIKLADLKINRNEVTVVSCFYRLKNLPDETVAVDCPRDAVLKLIRKINPNIFIHGVVNGTYSAPFFLTRFREALYHFSSLFDMFEVNVPREDSQRLMFEKGLLGRDAINVIACEGAERVERPETYKQWQIRNLRAGFKQVSFDPQLVNYAKQMVKKEYHKDFVVAEDGKWALQGWKGRILNAISAWVPA from the coding sequence ATGCTTTCCACCAACACTCTTGTGCAAAATTTTGGGGGTCCCATTTCTGTGTTTTCGGATCAGAACCTAGTTACGAAGGGGATTGAGTTAGATGattcatcttctccttcttctggTACAAGCTCAAGTGGAGAGCTGACAAAGTACTCCAACCACATCCTTAGATACATAAGCGACATCCTCATGGACGAGGAAGACGACCTGTTAAACAAACCCTGCATGTTGCAGGAATGTTTGAGACTCCAGGCTGCTGAAAAATCCTTCCTTGATGTCCTTGTTCATCACAGCCCTTCTTCTTTCAGTGGTGAAAGCATTGGCATCGCAGACTCTGATGAAAATTTTGGTCGCACTGTTAGTTTTGAGAGCAATGGCAGCTGCACCACTGATAATTCATGTGAGTCTGACTTGGTCAATGGTGGAGGTGAATTTGACTCTTCTTTCTTACCACAGCAAACCCATCATGTAGTTTATTCCCCAGATGCATTTAGGGTTCGTGATGGAACCTGGAATCTCTTTCAGTCTCATACGAAGCCGCTGATGGTGGAAGAGGGTCGTTCAACTTCAGCATCCAGAGAAAAGAGGAGCCATGAGATGAATGATGAAGATGGAAGAAGAGGAGGCAAGGTTTCAGCTGTGTTTTCTGACGAGTCAGAGTCACCAGAGATCTTAGACGAGGTGCTGCTTTGTCAAATTGGAAGAAGTGAATGTTCTTCTGAACCATCACAGGGTGTTGATTCAGGAGGGTCCAGTGGAAAGGGAGCACGCTCACGTTCAAAGAAAGGGTCCACCAAAGCAGGTACAGCTGTAGATTTATGGACCCTTTTAACTCAATGTGCACAAGCAGTGGCAAGCTTTGACCAAAGGAATGCAAATGACTTACTCGGCCAGATTAAGCAACACTCTTCACCTTTTGGGGATGGACTCCAGCGTTTGGCTCATTACTTCGCCAAGGGCCTTGAGATAAGGTTGTCTGCTGGGACCCCATCATACGTGCCACTAGAAGTGGCAACTGCTGCTGATATGTTGAAAGCTTACAAACTATTTGTCACATCCTCTCCTTTGCAAAGGATGTCGAATTATTTGACAACCAAGACAGTTCTTAGTCTTGTGAAAAATGAGAGCAGTGTTCACATTATTGACTTTGGCATTTGCTATGGTTTTCAGTGGCCATGCCTTATCAAAACGCTTTCAGAAAGAGATGGTGGTCCTCCAAGGTTGCGTATAACAGGAATTGATCTTCCTCGGCCAGGATTTCGGCCTGCGGAAAGGGTTGAGGAGACAGGGCGGCGTTTGGCAAACTACTGCAGGAAGTTCAATGTCCCTTTTGAGTACAATTGCCTTGCACAGAAATGGGAGAGTATAAAACTTGCAGATCTCAAGATTAACAGGAATGAAGTAACTGTTGTTAGCTGTTTCTACCGGCTGAAGAACCTTCCTGATGAAACTGTGGCAGTGGACTGTCCAAGAGATGCTGTGTTAAAGTTGATAAGGAAGATCAATCCAAACATCTTCATCCATGGGGTGGTCAATGGCACTTATAGTGCACCTTTTTTCTTGACACGGTTCCGGGAAGCGTTGTACCACTTCTCATCACTGTTTGATATGTTTGAGGTTAATGTGCCACGTGAAGATTCGCAAAGGTTGATGTTTGAGAAAGGGTTGCTCGGAAGGGATGCCATCAATGTTATAGCGTGTGAGGGGGCAGAGAGAGTTGAGAGACCTGAGACTTACAAGCAGTGGCAGATTAGGAACCTGAGAGCTGGGTTCAAACAAGTTAGTTTTGATCCTCAGCTGGTGAATTATGCGAAACAAATGGTGAAGAAGGAATATCACAAAGATTTTGTGGTGGCTGAGGATGGCAAGTGGGCTTTGCAGGGATGGAAAGGGCGAATTCTGAATGCCATTTCTGCATGGGTTCCTGCTTGA